One stretch of Chryseobacterium indologenes DNA includes these proteins:
- a CDS encoding SMI1/KNR4 family protein: MEEVQHVYCEKHGQRDLKLLCSHLLASSHEPIGFHEFEPENMAWCHECEKALSKTRTDEEQDQWSQDCGYKIVCAVCWDAVKESNQIIKKSMNLAELEQKYNIQYPEIYHQLAENNMLDWGLSGSSWYYDTFPKLKANPPLLLFGFDIEIWNDQELVETSIDEMSDEEDYRNIHPDYQFIPFAQNGAGDLYAFQFDLQKNGEVPVTLIPHDDDEAQVLAGNFQDFIFRQLLESVAEIDEGSIFYEEEEEDLKQNLFNQLKTHEPYLTAKQIEILNSIYQRDIFEYTYKIPNGGSFETEGLVTFDEVEEILNKEIASEHLNRNFNYTESPKS, from the coding sequence ATGGAAGAAGTACAACATGTTTACTGCGAAAAGCATGGGCAACGGGACCTGAAGTTACTATGCAGCCACCTTCTTGCCAGCAGTCATGAGCCGATAGGTTTTCATGAATTTGAGCCGGAAAATATGGCCTGGTGTCATGAATGTGAAAAAGCCCTCAGTAAAACCAGAACAGATGAAGAACAGGATCAGTGGTCTCAGGATTGTGGTTACAAAATCGTATGTGCAGTTTGTTGGGATGCTGTAAAAGAATCAAACCAAATTATTAAAAAATCAATGAATTTAGCAGAATTAGAACAGAAATATAACATTCAATACCCTGAAATTTACCATCAACTGGCTGAAAATAATATGTTGGACTGGGGACTATCCGGTTCAAGCTGGTATTACGACACTTTTCCAAAGTTAAAAGCAAACCCACCTTTACTTTTATTTGGATTTGATATTGAAATATGGAATGACCAGGAACTTGTTGAGACCTCTATTGATGAAATGTCTGATGAGGAAGATTACAGAAATATTCATCCGGATTATCAATTCATTCCATTTGCACAAAATGGAGCGGGGGACTTGTATGCCTTTCAGTTTGATCTGCAGAAGAATGGCGAAGTTCCTGTAACTCTTATTCCTCACGATGATGATGAAGCTCAGGTATTAGCCGGAAATTTCCAGGATTTTATATTTCGTCAGCTTCTGGAATCAGTAGCAGAAATAGATGAAGGTTCTATATTTTATGAAGAGGAAGAAGAGGATTTGAAGCAAAATCTCTTCAATCAGCTGAAAACCCATGAACCTTATCTCACAGCAAAGCAGATAGAAATTCTGAATTCTATTTATCAACGTGATATTTTTGAATATACCTATAAAATTCCCAATGGCGGGTCATTTGAAACAGAAGGACTGGTTACATTTGATGAGGTAGAAGAAATTTTAAATAAGGAGATCGCTTCTGAACATTTGAACAGAAATTTTAATTATACAGAATCTCCAAAATCATAA
- a CDS encoding RidA family protein yields the protein MEKRIVNPWKWQQARSYSQAVEVKNVEATLYCSGQAAIDPDGISSNKDMESQLKQTIANLEEVITAAGYECKGIVRLNIYTTSTQELWPHFSILQKWIVQHNIEQAVTMLEVNRLFETLKVELEAIVVK from the coding sequence ATGGAAAAAAGAATCGTAAACCCATGGAAATGGCAGCAAGCGCGCAGTTACTCACAGGCAGTTGAAGTAAAAAACGTAGAAGCTACTTTATACTGTTCAGGACAGGCAGCCATTGATCCGGATGGTATCTCAAGCAATAAGGATATGGAAAGTCAGCTTAAGCAGACCATCGCTAATCTTGAAGAAGTGATTACAGCTGCAGGGTATGAGTGTAAAGGAATTGTGAGATTAAATATCTATACCACCTCAACTCAGGAGCTATGGCCACATTTTTCTATCCTCCAGAAATGGATTGTACAACACAATATTGAACAGGCAGTCACTATGCTTGAAGTTAATCGCTTATTTGAAACCTTAAAAGTGGAATTAGAAGCCATCGTTGTTAAGTGA
- a CDS encoding TlpA family protein disulfide reductase produces MENLKKWMLNNISTVVLTVLFIIILVNLDAKAWLMRQVASTGILNSSISEPEKKPGTPAAYTDLILKNEEGNLIDASHLKNKVVFINFWASWCPPCRAEFPSVEKLYNKYKVNPDIVFLTVNLDDNPALGKAYLKEKGFTVPFITPAGNIPEALYSGSLPTTVVIDKNGEIRLHHTGVADYSKDSFYQQIDSLLK; encoded by the coding sequence ATGGAAAATCTTAAAAAGTGGATGTTGAATAATATTTCCACCGTAGTGTTAACGGTTTTGTTCATTATCATATTGGTTAATCTGGATGCTAAGGCATGGTTGATGAGGCAGGTTGCCTCCACAGGAATCCTTAACTCCAGCATTTCTGAACCTGAAAAGAAACCAGGCACTCCAGCCGCTTATACAGATTTAATCTTGAAGAACGAAGAAGGAAACCTTATTGATGCTTCTCATCTGAAAAATAAAGTTGTTTTTATTAACTTCTGGGCATCATGGTGTCCGCCATGCCGGGCTGAGTTCCCATCAGTTGAAAAGCTGTACAATAAATATAAAGTCAATCCTGATATAGTATTCCTTACAGTGAATCTTGATGATAATCCTGCTCTGGGAAAAGCCTATTTAAAGGAAAAAGGATTTACAGTTCCTTTTATAACCCCTGCAGGCAATATTCCTGAAGCACTGTATAGCGGTTCATTGCCAACCACCGTTGTGATAGATAAGAATGGAGAAATCCGGCTTCATCATACAGGTGTTGCAGATTACAGCAAAGATTCTTTTTACCAGCAAATTGATTCGTTACTGAAATAA
- a CDS encoding SMI1/KNR4 family protein, producing MISFRILSIEEIEAEVLKGKINIQNFPKTIDFPFPEQYKKLVTLIKTTEIASEAILYNAVEAGNENKEFLLKDYWCFAGNGQGDRWFLNKNGAVFFYNHDYDERLESMNISFEQWLQMTFVIRQLDLYFDEHNNISEPVQQMFYKTLNVIHPKLSEIYPFTV from the coding sequence ATGATTTCATTTAGAATATTATCTATTGAAGAAATAGAAGCTGAGGTTTTAAAAGGAAAAATAAACATACAGAATTTCCCTAAAACCATTGATTTCCCTTTTCCTGAACAGTATAAAAAACTGGTTACTCTAATAAAAACAACAGAGATTGCATCAGAAGCTATTTTATATAATGCTGTTGAAGCGGGGAATGAAAATAAAGAGTTTTTATTAAAGGATTATTGGTGTTTTGCCGGAAACGGGCAGGGAGACCGTTGGTTTTTGAATAAGAATGGAGCTGTTTTCTTTTATAACCATGATTATGATGAAAGATTAGAATCCATGAACATCAGTTTTGAACAATGGCTGCAGATGACATTTGTTATTCGCCAACTGGATCTGTATTTTGATGAACATAATAATATTTCAGAGCCTGTGCAGCAGATGTTCTATAAAACCTTGAATGTCATTCATCCGAAATTAAGTGAAATTTATCCTTTTACAGTTTAA
- a CDS encoding SDR family oxidoreductase translates to MNIQLFSKNALIGGATQGIGAGIAVELAKCGANVTIVARNETKLKDFMASLPIVHPEQNHEYLVADFSDFESYQQIIARYFNTHSIDILVNNTNGPEPGLAVDKKVADYQKAFDLLFKTVCETTLLALPYMTEQKNGRIINVSSLSVKEPIGSLALSNSIRSAVMAWAKTLSNEVAQHNITVNNILTGYFDTARIQNLIHHDAQKEGVPEDEIKQTRENKIPMKRFGKPEEYGYLVAFLASEYASYLTGANIPLDGGLNNTY, encoded by the coding sequence ATGAATATTCAACTTTTTTCAAAAAATGCACTGATAGGAGGTGCTACCCAGGGAATAGGAGCAGGAATTGCCGTTGAATTGGCAAAATGTGGGGCTAATGTTACGATAGTGGCCCGAAACGAAACCAAACTGAAGGATTTTATGGCCTCATTACCGATTGTCCATCCGGAGCAGAACCATGAATACCTGGTTGCCGATTTTTCTGATTTTGAAAGTTATCAACAAATCATTGCAAGATATTTTAATACGCATTCCATAGATATTCTGGTGAATAATACCAATGGTCCTGAACCGGGACTTGCTGTTGACAAGAAGGTAGCAGATTATCAGAAAGCTTTTGATCTTTTATTTAAAACGGTTTGTGAAACAACCTTATTGGCTTTACCTTACATGACTGAGCAAAAAAATGGACGCATTATTAATGTTTCTTCACTTTCTGTAAAAGAACCCATCGGAAGTCTTGCTCTTTCCAATTCTATCCGTTCAGCAGTAATGGCTTGGGCAAAAACCTTATCTAATGAAGTCGCGCAGCATAATATTACCGTCAACAATATTTTAACAGGATATTTTGACACAGCGCGTATCCAAAACCTGATTCATCATGATGCTCAAAAAGAAGGTGTGCCTGAAGATGAGATCAAACAAACGAGAGAAAATAAAATCCCGATGAAAAGATTTGGAAAACCTGAGGAATATGGCTATCTGGTAGCTTTCCTGGCCTCAGAATATGCTTCTTATCTTACCGGAGCTAATATTCCTTTGGATGGCGGGCTGAATAATACATATTAA